In Citrus sinensis cultivar Valencia sweet orange chromosome 3, DVS_A1.0, whole genome shotgun sequence, the sequence gaatttcaatttctcttcCTCAAGTTCCTAATAACTTTCTAAAATGTTTATctcctaaattttttatcaaatgacTTACCAATTTTATTGGCAATTGATGCATAATCACTATTAAATTCTCTACGATATTTCCAACTTGAAAATTGAAGTTGGCCAGGATCCACCAAGGCTACATCTTGTATAGAGGTGTTAAATTTATAAGGGTTATTTCTTAACACTTAGAAGTATTATACCAATTTCCTACTGTTTCTCCTATTATTGTTTCCAAAAATTCTCACATATCATCACTATAAGTTCGGTTTTGCCAAGCTCTGGTTGCATCTATTTCCTATCTATCTATGGCTTCTGCCATAGTTGTGGATCCCATGGTGCTAGATTTAATGTGCTACTAGATTGACTTGTTGTTGGCAATATCCTAATCTCATTCAGGTTTTCATTTACCATAGGTTTTATAATCCCTATTATTTCCACTGTAATTTTCATAAGTTATAGTACATCTTCctcataaattatatattgtatCCCTTAGAGCTGATTGGTTAAAACTTATTCTACCATGATTGGGTGGATTGGTAATACTGCTACTAGCTTATTCCATAACATCATCCATTTTGATGGATTCTTGTGTTTTAAAGATCATACTAGCTTCTAATTTACCTCTTATTATATTATCTATATATTGAGTATTATATGCTGTATCTAAAACTTTTACCACCTGGTCATAACTAATTTCTAACATTAGTTCATCATATCAAtaatcaagaattttattcatttttctcatGTGAACTCTTCTTCTATAGCTATTAaagtatttcaattttttttcttctaaatcaTCATCCTAACTGCTAGTTATGCCAGCTTGGTAATTACAATTCCCAAATCTCAAATCTATGGAACCATCATTACCGTGGTAAATTACACTATCTTCTGGTATTAAAATTGGCttttctataaaattatataacttCCAATTTCATAATGCATTAGTTTCTGCTGAGAAACTTTTTGTTTGaataactttaatttcttGCGTTCCTATAATGTTtgttatcttattattatctaaCTTATATTTAGTTCtgctatttttattaagtCTTCATATAAATCCaatgcaaattaaataaattatcttcaTTCCTTTTCATATGATAGCCTCTAGTTTTTATCCATCTTTGTAAAAAGTATTAGcttttcttaaataattttaggtaaaatatactatttctcttttattgtttAGATCTAATTCTGTGCTTGCTAAAAGtccttattttatatttgtaaactGATTATCATAAAGACAAACCAAAGTTTTTGCACCTAAATTTTCTCTATGTAACCCTTTTACTTGTATTATAACTAATCTTAAATGAGATTGTTTAAGATCTTTATTACTAATATGATTATAGGAATGCTTATCTactaaatctaatttaatcatttgatCTTCATGAGTACATGACACATATCTTTCactataatattgatatattaaagatttgttaaataaattcaacaaattctcttttttatattttatatttgaattaattaaatctaatttattttgcctaaatttttctatttgtacATCTAAATCTATGAGGTTTTCTAATTTAACATCCTcatcctcttttcttttattaaatattctttttaaataattaccttCAAATTTACTATTGGTGACTATTAGTTTTCCTACATCCATTAATAATATCCACAACTCTTTGATTGCTTAGGTTGAAAGCTACTTTTATgcgtttcaatttttattttttcaaatctaaTTACTAAACCTTCTAAATATGAAGTTGGTATAACTTCTGAAtccttagttttttttttttttctaattgttttaattttagttttcctTCTTCTAACCTTGAAATCTTATCTAATTCTACTATATCTTCATCTTTTATGAAGtctaatttttcttctaaattcttaaaaattgttttattttctcttaaactatctaaaaataatttaagattctTATTAATCTTatcaaattctaattttaaatttccacctaaatttattaacaaatttacTAGGTTATTTAACTAAGAGTTTTCTATATGTAGGTCATGtctaaaatttctttctttgttacAATCTATATCTTATCTATCTAAAGTTACCTTCTTACTGTAGTAATTACTAAGTcctaaatcaaaatattttattttcttcataaacTATTGGATCTTGTAATAAGAAGTAACTAATTGAACTATACTCTTATATTAGTTTGCAGTGGTTATATGAGAGTCGTATACTAAAAATTGGGGTGTGAGTAACTAATTAGCAATACTCAAAagcttttgataatttaaacttattaaAACTAACCGTTTTGTACTTAGTTTTGTTCTCATTTTGTAAGAACATCATTTCCTATATCTCTATAAACAGTGTTTTATATACCATGATCTATAAGTtgattgtaaaaataaaataaaaaataaaggccGAAGGATATTGACGAATTCATTGACCAAATAAGAAAAAGCAATTGATCTGATTTTAGGAGTCCTAAAAATAGTTTTCGccaataaaatagtaaatccAATAAATTGATGCAAActagtcaaaaaataaaataaaatatctaaaaagaCGAAAACAACCCGGAACTATTAAACGACACCGAATAATTGGGGTTTCCAGTTTTCCTTTTGTGAAACCCTAAGCTTATAAATGCCAACTTGCCAAAGCCTTACAAAGATTTTGCATCAACGATACTCTCGTTAACGAAGGATCTGCTTCGTTTGGAGTAATCGGCTGCGGAATACAGAGACTGTGACTGTGAGCGAAGATGAGAGCTAAGGTAAATCTATCTCCACAGAAATTCGGTCTatgattctatttttttccttaaccAATACATGGTATCGTATTTTCAATTTCacgtattattattttttgatcttggattttgtattttgatgGAGTATTTGCCATTTATTAATCTATTATTTATCAGCTGAATAATTTGTATGAATGGATGAATTTATGATCTTCTAGTTTTTTCTTTGCTGGGAATTAAATTGTGTCtcttttgtttactttttgcAGTGGAAGAAGAAGCGCATGAGAAGGCTGAAGAGGAAGCGCCGAAAGATGAGACAGAGATCTAAGTAGGTTCAGGAACATGGGTTCAGTTTCTCCCGAAATGCCTTCATCATCTTTCAACTTTTCAGCATGTGATACATGATGAAGTTGTCAAGATTATAGAGGAGTGTTTTTTCGGAGAAGCTTCGTGTTTCAGCATCTAGTCTTAGGTTTAGGAGCCACCAGTACTAAGACTATTGTTTTGAGCTGTCTTTAATATTACTATCAAGtatcttgttattttatatgaatttaagTGCTGTATACACTTGTTTTACTTGAATATTGTTTTACTTGAATATGCTTTTCTTAACAATATTGAACATCAAATGAATGAATGTTAGTTCATCGTGTGTTCGAGTTATGTTGATTGTGTTAATTGCTTGCACTTGCATTTAACAGCTGCCCATATAGAAAGTTGTAGCTGGTGAGTAGTCTTttgattgttttgtttttgtgaaTGTCTTACTTGAATGTGTGTTCAAGTTGTGTTGATTGTGTTAATTATTGTTTGTACTTAAATTTTACAGCTGCCCATACAGAAAGTTGTAGATGGTGAGTAGTCTTGTTGGTTGTTTAGTTTTATGTTTAtgaatttcttatttgaacgTGTGTTCaagttatgttgattttgttaaTCGTTTGTACTTGCATTTTACAGCTGCCCATATAGAAAGTTGTAGATTGTGAGTAGTCTTGTTGGTTGTTCTGTTTTATGCTTATCCCATGATCTACGTGGACAAACTTGTTGAGCCGAGCCAAATTAGTTGACCTTTCAGCAACCCCATGTTTAAACCTGTGTGGGATTGCATTTATATGTGCATATTGTCCATACAAAGTGTGTTGATGTCAGGCCATTACAAAAAGGAGTTTTAGGATGTTCTCTGTTTGAATTGTTTTCTGAATTGAATGACACTCTTAGAAAGTTTGGTTGCCCCAGGGGACTGAGGACTGAGATCCACATTTCCTAAGGAAATGGTAGAATTGCTCAAGGAGTTAGGACTCTTTTGAATTTAGAGGGATATGGTATTTTTCTAGAGATCAGTTTGGAGCAATCGATTTGGAATATGTTCAATTGGTGCCAGGCACTTGGCAGCCCTTTGTGCTGGGTATCGATTGAAGTTATCCATAATGGAAGTTGAGGTTTCTTACTGTGAAGGTTATGTTTATATTGCCTTTGTGCATGAACAACTTAAGAGGGATAGGCTGCGACTTTCATGTTTCAAAAGCCTAATTTAATCCAtggtgttatttatttatttatttttttcatttatttgtgaATCTATCTTGTCTTGCAATATATTCAGCGTctcattatcaaatttttatgacATCATTCTTCTATCTTCAACTCTTGGTGTAGTTCCATACTACCATTGGAAATTTAGTGTTGGAGTGACCTACCACCTGTAGATACGGTGTTGGAAGCTACTCCCTAAAAGAATTTTAGGGAAGATTATTAATAGATTAGGACATTTAGATCAgcatttaaattcttttacaaAACGACTTAGCCGCGTTATTGATAGACGGTTGAGGTGTGGCAGTTTCCTGGATACCTGATAATTCTCCGAAAGGAAAACCGACTGGATGTGAGGTGCAGTTTTATTGCATTGCAAATGAACATGTGAAAAGAAACCCAAGTACCTCATCCTGTTTAATTTTGGGACGCGATTCAATTACCATTCAAAAGAATTTAACGATgacgattaaaaaaaaataataataaccagAAGTGGGGCAAAGAATTTTGATACTAGAACTGAGACCTAAATCTTGCCGGAAAACAAGATGCAAATGCAAACTGTTGCTTAGTATGTAGGACTGGTGCTCGATTTGTACATGCAAATATCTTGAGATGAGCTCAGTTAACCATTTATCTTTCAATAAACAAGGTATAGATAAATTGTACATTGGTAGCAACTCTGTTTCAAAATCTTGTGAATCATTTATAAATGAACAAGAATAACAGAATTCTCCTCGGTGCTCAGccttttatttacattataataGTTTGGGGTCTTCTCATATTCATCAAAATCCAGCTATTATTAACATTCCATGTGTGCGTGGATCTGTGTGTCCGCTCTTTTAATCTGTCTTCTCGGCAACCAAAGAAGCTTAATGCTAATGACTGAAAGTACACTCCAGAAATCAGGTCAAggagaaatgaaataaaactaagtacaaaatataaatatttataacagATTAATCAGGATCCAATGTCTACTGATTATCGTATGGAGAACAAGAATCAGTAAGAAGGCTCCGCGCATACCAAATAATAGTATATTGTTGAGTAGACAAAAAGTGaaagttttatattagatGACTTTCATGGGAGAAGTTGACGAAACCCATCATGGTGCCACATAATGGAGAGTATGTAAGCTGAAAGATACTATGCTATGCAACAAAAATATGATTCTATttcactaaataatataagtaGCTTGAAGCAAGAGAAATAATACTACATGGCATAACCTCCTTATGCTTCAACTAGTTTCCACTCATCCTTGAAAATTTCATTGCGACTTTCAAAAGATTCTGCTTCACTTTTCTACAGGATCCAACATCCAATGTCACTTTCTCAATCTGAAGAGTCAAATATATGTTTCCGCAGCATTGGCATAAAAATACCAATGAATTGTCCTATCTGATTTCTGCTCATTCTTTCTCCCTCAAAATTTATACTTCTATACCCTCAAAGTCATATTGCATAACAAGTCTTTCAACCGTGCTTTCACTGACAACTTGTCTCAGTTGCAGCTCTTTCAAAACTTCAGCTGAGAGCTCTAACTCATCTTGATGAGCAATCCCTTCCACTAAAATGGTATATGTTGTTTCATTAGGCATCTGCCCTTTCTcaatcatcatctgaaaaactTCCAAGGATAAGTCTGTTCTTCTAGATTTGCATAATCCGAGTAGAAGTGCATTGAAATTGTCTACATCAGGCTTATAGTCATATTCTTCCATCACCACAAAAATCTCCAAGGCTTCCTCTATCAGTCCCTCCATACATAAACCTCTGATCAAAGATGAATAGGTATACGAGTCAGGTGTAAAACCATACGTTGTCATTTCATATAAAAGTTGAAATGCCTGGTACGTCTTTCCTTTCCGACACAAGCTTGTAATCACATATTTGCAGAACTCTTGTGGGGAAGAATTTTGCTTATTCCCCAAGCTTTGAATTATGGCAAATGCCTCTTGCACTTTCCCCACCTCACAGAGCATTGCCAGACCATTATATGTTCCCTCATTAGGTTTACAGCGTCGATGAAACATTTGGTCAAGACACTTGACAACAAGATCCACTTTTCCCTCACTGCAAAGACGGGCAATTATTGGATTGTAACTTGCAGCAGAGGGCCTAAAACGACCCTTAACCATTTCATCCAATACCTTGAGAGCATGATCAGTTTTACCATGATAGGCAAGGGAACCAATTAGTATATTGTAAGTAACTATAGTAGGGGAACGATCCCCACCATCCATCTCAGCCAAAAGCTCATTCGCTTCCTCCCACCGTCCTTCCATGCACAAACTCCTAAGCAAAATGTTATAACTCACGACATTTGGTTCAAACCCTTTTGAGGGCAAATCCCTAAAGAATCGAATTGCTTCCTCAGTCCTACCTTCCTTGCATAACCCGGTCAACAACACATTATAACTAACCAAGTTAGGCTTTCCACCCTTGGCAATTATGTCATCCAACAACTTCATTGCCTCATGCACTCCTCTTTCCTTATAAGCAGCTTcaagcaagaaagaataagtgAACGCATTGGGAACTAATCCCTTCTGTATCAACCTATCCAAGAATTGCAAGCTCTGATTCAAGTTACCAAGCATGCAAAGTCCTCTAACAAGTGAATTATATGTAACTGTATTCGTGGGGTAACCATAATCCTCCATTTTCTCCACCAACTGCATTGCATAACCAACATTCCCCTTCTTACACAAACAGTTAACCAAGTAAGTATACGAAGAAGCATCGGGTATAATACCTGAACTAACCATCATTTCCATGACTTTAATAGCTTTTTTCATCTTATTGGCCTTGCATAAATCATACAACAGATTAGTTGCTTGAACTACATCAGGCTTGTGTCCCTTGGAGACCATTCTCTCCAATTGCAAAAATGCATCGTTGAGCTTATGGTCCCTATGTCTAGtgtcattattatttccaGGTTTCCGATTGGGTTTGGTGTAAACAGAATCTTTAGGAGAAATGGTAACCTGGGTCGATGCCAAAACTCGGATAAAACCCTTATTGAGTGAAAAAGAATGAAGATTTGGTATCTGAGAATAGAAGCCATAAGCTTTTCTAAAAGGTTCTGGAGATGGGTTTGCTAGAGTAGACACAGAACTCAACAGGGTTGCCatagactattaatttgaaCTCTAATCATAAACCtctaaagacaaaaataatttgacaaAAGATATCTGATTGAATCAAGAATCAAGAATCAAACTTCAAactaaatcaagaaaaaaaaggaaaaaagaaaacaagagagAAATTAAGGGGAGAATAGGACATACGTGGATTTCAATGGTGAATTTGCAAGCATTACACGAGCCGGGtattgggtttttttttttttaatttttatttttataacgtTACTGATGTTTTACTCTTTCATTCATCGTCAGTTCAGAAACATCGTCCACAGCTCTCCTTTTTGTCATCCAATTGCCGTCGTGATAAACACGCGCTGGAATTTGGCCTTTTTGAATGGGCGGGCGCTGGGTTTAACACGTGTTGCTTGAAGACCTGAATTGAAGTTGCAACTTGCAACATTAGATCTCaacgaaaaaagaaaataaaattgaaattggatATTAGatatatgataataataattgtgtaccgcaaaaaattaaataagaactaattttttttaaaaatgtttttctataacaatttccttttttattaaattaatatttaaaagtaaaaataatattattttatatactttATTTTACGTAACAAAATTCTTTGATAATGTGGTTAGCCTGATTTTATATGGTTAGAAATAGATGAATTTGTAaggaaactttaaaaaattaaagttaaatattCAGTTAGCATTCAGCGGCAAGTGTTGAGTCTTAACTCTACTAACTTATTTAAacatatttgataaattttgatattaaattaaaaataaacatacttatatagttttttttttgactaACATGTATTACATAGTAAGAagtctatttatatttataagccACCTAAAtcaagttttattaaaatacagtTCAAATTTTTGTCCTTATAATTATTCGAAGGATATCTACACCATTGATATATATTACGCAAGCAAAACTTTAATCATATTCGTATGAGACAtctattaaaacttaaaaatttttataattgtacAATTTTAAGTCCTCACaagcatttaaaaaatatatgctctttttataaattaatagaaaaaatatcGAAATTAGGTAATtgttaattgaaagaaaaatacaagGAGCTGTATAAGGGAAGGGTGAGGACATAGATTCGAGTGGCACACTTATAATAGCTGAATGACTAAAAATCAACCAGTTTCATTATAAAACTATTCTATttgctttttaatttgaagtttgaatttattttttcaaatatttacttatttttggttgtttgtttcttaacttattatttattaccaaataattttatttgaataaaaaaatgaaaattttaattttatctatagTCTAAAAtctaagttaaaaattttaatttcaaatctcaaaaataCCCATAACAATTCATATATCTCCTatattatgtataaatatagtattttatattatcctcaaagttattttttttcaaattgctttaaattattattcaaatggAAAGATAACTAaaccaaaatatcaaataaattagattat encodes:
- the LOC102607151 gene encoding pentatricopeptide repeat-containing protein At1g79080, chloroplastic, with amino-acid sequence MATLLSSVSTLANPSPEPFRKAYGFYSQIPNLHSFSLNKGFIRVLASTQVTISPKDSVYTKPNRKPGNNNDTRHRDHKLNDAFLQLERMVSKGHKPDVVQATNLLYDLCKANKMKKAIKVMEMMVSSGIIPDASSYTYLVNCLCKKGNVGYAMQLVEKMEDYGYPTNTVTYNSLVRGLCMLGNLNQSLQFLDRLIQKGLVPNAFTYSFLLEAAYKERGVHEAMKLLDDIIAKGGKPNLVSYNVLLTGLCKEGRTEEAIRFFRDLPSKGFEPNVVSYNILLRSLCMEGRWEEANELLAEMDGGDRSPTIVTYNILIGSLAYHGKTDHALKVLDEMVKGRFRPSAASYNPIIARLCSEGKVDLVVKCLDQMFHRRCKPNEGTYNGLAMLCEVGKVQEAFAIIQSLGNKQNSSPQEFCKYVITSLCRKGKTYQAFQLLYEMTTYGFTPDSYTYSSLIRGLCMEGLIEEALEIFVVMEEYDYKPDVDNFNALLLGLCKSRRTDLSLEVFQMMIEKGQMPNETTYTILVEGIAHQDELELSAEVLKELQLRQVVSESTVERLVMQYDFEGIEV